From one Nycticebus coucang isolate mNycCou1 chromosome 14, mNycCou1.pri, whole genome shotgun sequence genomic stretch:
- the LOC128564469 gene encoding olfactory receptor 51B2-like, with translation MDISNVWPNISTAPFLLTGFPGLEIFHPWISISFFVIYVSILLGNGTLLFLIREDHTLHEPMYYFLAILAATDLGVTLTTMPTVLGVLWLDHREISHGTCFFQAYVIHSLSIVESGVLLVMAYDRFVAIHNPLRYTSILTNAKVVKIGLGVLMRGFMLIMPIIITLSGFPYCRSHVLSHAFCLHQDVIKLACADITFNRLYPIALVSLTGFLDSMFILMSYILILKSVMGIASGKKQPKALNTCVSHISCVLVFYVTVTGLTLIHRFGKHIPHIVHIIMSYIYFLFPPFMNPIIYSIKTKQIQNGINRLLSFRRS, from the coding sequence aTTTCAAACGTGTGGCCCAACATCAGCACTGCCCCTTTTCTACTGACTGGATTTCCAGGTCTGGAGATATTTCATCCTTGGATTTCCATCTCCTTCTTTGTTATCTATGTCTCCATACTCCTTGGCAATGGCACCCTCCTCTTTCTTATCCGAGAAGACCACACTCTTCATGAGCCCATGTACTACTTTCTGGCAATACTGGCAGCCACAGATCTTGGAGTGACATTGACAACAATGCCCACCGTGCTTGGTGTTCTGTGGCTGGATCACAGGGAGATAAGCCATGGAACTTGCTTCTTCCAGGCTTATGTAATCCACTCGCTCTCTATTGTGGAGTCTGGAGTCTTGCTCGTCATGGCCTATGATCGCTTTGTTGCCATCCATAATCCCCTGAGATACACCTCTATTCTCACCAATGCTAAGGTGGTGAAGATAGGTCTGGGGGTTCTAATGAGGGGATTTATGCTAATCATGCCCATAATCATCACCCTTTCTGGATTCCCCTACTGCAGATCTCATGTACTTTCCCATGCCTTTTGTTTGCATCAGGATGTGATCAAACTGGCCTGTGCTGACATAACCTTCAATAGACTCTATCCTATAGCCCTGGTTTCCTTAACTGGTTTTCTGGACTCTATGTTTATCCTTATGTCTTACATTCTAATCCTTAAGAGTGTCATGGGAATTGCCTCAGGTAAGAAGCAGCCTAAGGCCCTGAATACTTGTGTTTCACACATTAGCTGTGTTCTGGTTTTTTATGTCACTGTGACTGGGCTAACCCTCATTCATCGATTTGGGAAACATATACCACACATTGTTCATATCATCATGAGCTATATCTACTTCCTCTTTCCCCCATTTATGAATCCAATAATTTACAGCATTAAGACCAAGCAGATACAGAATGGAATCAACCGCCTTCTCTCTTTTCGCAGAAGTTGA